The following proteins are co-located in the Sphingomonas panacis genome:
- a CDS encoding MmgE/PrpD family protein, producing MNAPTEFVVPGATRDIAAFAADLQYGDIPDDLILNAKQCIRDSLACGVFGAPTPWVQAVARTITLLGQKPTASAWGMKLKVDPLGAAFINGTAAQGYELDDCHDQSMSHYGAGVVPAVVACSEGAFGAFDGKDMIRATVAGYELGTRIGNIVSPSAFHRGFHPCGLTSTFGSAAAIAKLLDLDTDHYVSALGLAGSQAAGLMAAQFGAMAKRFHSGKASQNGIIAALCAREGLTGVRDVLEAPYGGFCSTYSSEYDLSFATNGLGTDWEMRRNGFKRYSSLASSQTSVDALRAIREQHGIRGEDVAKVRVGTTDMVYVHCGWPYVPNGETISAQMNLPYTGAVTLLYGNAFIDEYTDDKLVDPKIIDLANRIEVYVDPELDAREKHQMRAVRVTVTMNDGTEHFHEQTYRSGHWRNPMSEEALRDKFRDLAGRALLPEAVREIEEIIDNLENETQPAQRLGAALQKVR from the coding sequence ATGAACGCTCCGACCGAATTCGTCGTTCCCGGCGCCACGCGCGACATCGCCGCGTTCGCCGCCGATCTGCAATATGGCGACATCCCCGACGACCTGATCCTCAACGCGAAACAGTGCATTCGCGACAGTCTGGCCTGTGGCGTGTTCGGCGCGCCGACGCCGTGGGTGCAGGCGGTGGCGCGCACCATTACGCTGCTCGGCCAGAAACCGACGGCGAGCGCATGGGGCATGAAGCTCAAGGTCGATCCGCTCGGTGCCGCCTTCATCAACGGCACCGCCGCGCAGGGTTATGAACTCGACGATTGCCACGACCAGTCGATGTCGCATTACGGGGCGGGCGTGGTCCCGGCGGTGGTCGCCTGTTCGGAAGGCGCGTTCGGCGCGTTCGACGGCAAGGACATGATCCGCGCCACCGTAGCCGGCTACGAACTCGGCACACGGATCGGCAACATCGTCAGCCCCTCGGCCTTCCACCGCGGCTTCCACCCGTGCGGCCTCACCTCCACGTTCGGCTCGGCGGCGGCGATCGCCAAGCTGCTCGATCTCGATACCGATCACTATGTCAGCGCGCTCGGTCTGGCCGGTTCGCAGGCGGCGGGGCTGATGGCGGCGCAGTTCGGCGCGATGGCGAAGCGGTTCCACTCGGGCAAGGCCTCGCAGAACGGCATCATCGCCGCTTTGTGCGCGCGCGAGGGGCTGACCGGCGTGCGCGACGTGCTGGAGGCGCCGTATGGCGGCTTCTGCTCGACCTACTCGTCCGAATACGACCTGAGCTTCGCCACCAACGGCCTCGGCACCGATTGGGAGATGCGCCGCAACGGCTTCAAGCGCTATTCCTCGCTGGCCAGCAGCCAGACCTCGGTCGATGCGCTCCGCGCCATCCGCGAACAGCACGGCATCCGCGGCGAGGATGTCGCCAAGGTCCGCGTCGGCACGACCGATATGGTCTATGTCCATTGCGGCTGGCCCTATGTGCCCAATGGCGAGACGATCAGCGCGCAGATGAACCTACCCTACACCGGCGCGGTGACATTGCTGTACGGCAACGCCTTCATCGACGAATATACCGATGACAAATTGGTCGATCCCAAGATCATCGATCTCGCCAATCGCATCGAAGTCTACGTCGATCCCGAACTCGACGCGCGCGAGAAGCACCAGATGCGCGCGGTGCGAGTCACCGTCACGATGAACGACGGCACCGAGCATTTTCACGAACAGACCTATCGCAGCGGCCATTGGCGCAACCCGATGTCGGAGGAGGCGCTGCGCGACAAGTTCCGCGATCTCGCCGGCCGCGCGCTGCTGCCCGAGGCGGTGCGCGAGATCGAGGAGATCATCGACAATCTCGAAAACGAGACCCAACCCGCGCAACGCCTCGGCGCCGCGCTGCAAAAGGTGCGCTGA
- a CDS encoding GMC family oxidoreductase, translating to MAGSHSALDGDYDFIVVGAGSAGCAVAARLSEDGRERVLLIEAGPRDTSINIHIPLMVVNLLKDPAHTWPLVTEPQAALNDRTQLWTRGRMLGGSSSLNGCVYVRGDPGEFDSWAEMGLPGWGWADMLPYFKRMESYRPGDPATRGRDGPIGVTSLKNFDALADAYVTASGEAGFDIIEDYNDGHYEGTAYLQYSTKRGFRSSAAVGYLKPARNRANLTVLTDVLVTRVVIEDGVATGVELREDGTLRRVAARKEVILSAGPVHSPALLEHSGIGQAERLRDLGIAVVRDLPGVGENLSDHPNTRLTFECTKPITINDALQRPTVKVREGLKFALFGKGLLSICSAVAHTVMRSSPDEPRPDLKLQLQPFSGKDRYARRPQDGLDAHSGFTIGVMGLRPRARGWTHIRSRDAAEHPRIDPKYLDDPHDAQVLLAGIKAVRRIASFPAMQRMIVRETRPGAETATDAEILDYIRETTQTTWHIVGSCKAGTDDMAVVDPELRVRGVSGLRVIDSSIFPTIPSSNTNAPTIALGERGAELVLRSWRNTEKAAA from the coding sequence ATGGCTGGCTCGCACAGCGCGCTGGATGGCGATTACGACTTCATCGTGGTGGGGGCGGGATCGGCCGGGTGCGCGGTGGCGGCGCGTCTGTCGGAGGATGGCCGCGAGCGTGTGCTGCTGATCGAGGCCGGTCCGCGCGACACCAGCATCAACATTCACATTCCGCTGATGGTGGTGAATCTCCTCAAAGACCCGGCGCACACCTGGCCGTTGGTGACCGAGCCACAAGCCGCGCTCAACGATCGCACCCAGCTCTGGACGCGCGGGCGCATGCTCGGCGGATCGAGTTCGCTCAACGGTTGCGTTTATGTGCGCGGCGACCCCGGCGAGTTCGATTCGTGGGCGGAGATGGGCCTGCCCGGCTGGGGCTGGGCGGATATGCTGCCCTATTTCAAACGGATGGAGAGCTACCGCCCGGGCGATCCGGCGACCCGCGGGCGTGACGGGCCGATCGGCGTCACCAGCCTCAAGAATTTCGACGCGCTCGCCGATGCCTATGTCACCGCGAGCGGGGAAGCCGGCTTCGACATCATCGAGGATTACAACGACGGCCATTACGAGGGCACCGCCTATCTGCAATATTCGACCAAACGCGGCTTTCGGTCGTCGGCGGCGGTGGGGTATCTCAAGCCCGCGCGCAACCGCGCCAACCTCACGGTGCTGACTGACGTGCTCGTCACGCGCGTCGTCATCGAGGACGGCGTTGCGACTGGCGTCGAGCTCCGTGAGGACGGTACGCTGCGCCGAGTCGCCGCGCGCAAGGAAGTGATCCTGTCGGCCGGGCCGGTCCATTCGCCCGCTCTGCTCGAACATTCGGGCATCGGTCAGGCGGAGCGGCTGCGCGATCTCGGAATCGCCGTGGTGCGCGACCTGCCCGGCGTCGGCGAGAACCTCAGCGACCATCCCAACACCCGGCTGACGTTCGAATGCACCAAGCCGATCACGATCAACGATGCGCTCCAGCGGCCGACCGTCAAGGTCAGGGAGGGGCTGAAGTTCGCGCTGTTCGGCAAGGGACTGTTGTCGATCTGCTCGGCGGTCGCGCACACCGTCATGCGCTCATCGCCCGATGAGCCGCGCCCCGATCTCAAGCTCCAGCTCCAGCCGTTTTCGGGCAAGGACCGTTACGCGCGCCGCCCGCAGGACGGGCTTGACGCGCATTCGGGCTTCACGATCGGGGTGATGGGGCTGCGCCCGCGTGCGCGCGGCTGGACTCACATCCGCTCGCGCGACGCCGCCGAGCATCCCAGGATCGATCCCAAATATCTCGACGATCCGCATGACGCACAGGTGCTGCTCGCCGGCATCAAGGCGGTGCGTCGCATCGCGTCCTTCCCGGCGATGCAACGCATGATCGTGCGCGAGACCCGTCCCGGCGCGGAGACCGCCACCGACGCCGAGATCCTCGACTATATCCGCGAGACCACGCAGACGACGTGGCACATCGTCGGCAGTTGCAAGGCCGGCACCGACGACATGGCGGTTGTCGATCCCGAACTGCGCGTGCGCGGCGTCAGCGGGCTGCGCGTGATCGACTCCTCGATCTTCCCGACCATCCCTTCGTCCAATACCAACGCTCCGACCATCGCGCTCGGCGAACGCGGCGCGGAACTGGTGCTGCGGAGCTGGCGCAACACCGAAAAGGCCGCCGCCTGA
- the tcuA gene encoding FAD-dependent tricarballylate dehydrogenase TcuA, which yields MPLSEESSYDVIVVGGGNAALCAALSASDAGARVLVLERSPVEERGGNTSYTDGLMRTVYDGADDIRAFCPDLTDAECEVSDFGSYTEGKFFEDMGEITQYRTDPELCDLLVTRSRDTILWMRDQGVRFFPNFGRQAYRVEGRFKFWGGATIAVQAGGPGLVDALYRAAGKRGVEVIYDAWVRDLIRTEAGVTGVRVIIDGELRELSASAVVLACGGFEANTEWRARYLGPGWDLAKVRGSRYNTGDGLQMALDAGAQAFGHWSGCHAVSWERNALDFGDLALTPQYQRHSYPLCVMVNRDGRRFVDEGADFRNYTYAKYGQAVLAQPGQVAWQVYDSKVSHLLRDEYRTRNVTKVRADTLEELADKIGEIDKVQFLATVAEFNASINTDAAFDPNVKDGRSAISTGVPRSNWASAIDTGPFEAYAVTCGVTFTFGGVKISTEDGAVVNTNGQPIPGLFAAGEMVGGIFYFNYPGASGLTSGAVFGRLAGTGAAAFAAAATSAVALQA from the coding sequence ATGCCATTGTCCGAAGAGAGTTCATACGACGTCATCGTCGTGGGTGGGGGTAACGCGGCCCTGTGTGCGGCGCTCAGCGCGTCGGACGCCGGCGCGCGCGTGCTGGTGTTGGAGCGTTCGCCGGTCGAGGAGCGCGGTGGCAACACCTCGTACACCGACGGGCTGATGCGTACCGTTTACGACGGCGCGGACGATATCCGCGCCTTCTGCCCAGATCTCACCGACGCGGAATGCGAGGTCAGCGATTTCGGATCGTACACCGAAGGCAAGTTCTTCGAGGATATGGGCGAGATCACTCAATATCGCACCGATCCCGAACTCTGCGATCTTCTCGTCACGCGCAGCCGCGACACGATCCTGTGGATGCGCGATCAGGGTGTGCGTTTCTTCCCCAATTTCGGGCGGCAGGCTTACCGGGTCGAGGGACGCTTCAAATTCTGGGGCGGTGCCACCATCGCGGTGCAGGCCGGCGGCCCAGGTCTGGTCGATGCATTGTACCGTGCCGCCGGCAAGCGCGGCGTCGAGGTGATCTATGATGCCTGGGTGCGCGACCTGATCCGCACCGAAGCCGGGGTCACCGGCGTCCGCGTCATCATCGACGGCGAACTGCGTGAGCTTTCGGCGAGCGCGGTGGTGCTGGCGTGCGGCGGGTTCGAGGCAAATACCGAGTGGCGCGCGCGCTATCTCGGGCCGGGTTGGGATCTCGCGAAGGTGCGCGGCTCGCGCTACAACACCGGCGACGGCCTCCAGATGGCGCTTGATGCCGGTGCGCAGGCGTTTGGGCATTGGTCGGGCTGTCACGCGGTCTCATGGGAACGCAACGCGCTCGATTTCGGCGATCTCGCGCTCACCCCGCAATATCAGCGGCATAGCTACCCGCTATGTGTGATGGTCAATCGCGATGGCCGGCGCTTCGTCGACGAGGGCGCCGACTTCCGCAACTACACCTATGCCAAATACGGGCAGGCGGTGCTGGCGCAGCCGGGGCAGGTCGCGTGGCAGGTCTATGATTCCAAGGTGTCGCACCTGCTGCGCGACGAATATCGCACCCGCAACGTCACCAAGGTGCGCGCCGACACGCTCGAGGAGTTGGCCGACAAGATCGGCGAAATCGACAAGGTGCAGTTCCTCGCGACGGTCGCGGAGTTCAACGCCTCGATCAACACCGATGCGGCGTTCGATCCCAACGTCAAGGACGGGCGCAGCGCCATCAGCACCGGCGTACCGCGCAGCAACTGGGCGAGCGCGATCGATACCGGACCGTTTGAAGCCTATGCCGTCACTTGCGGCGTCACCTTCACCTTCGGCGGGGTCAAGATCTCGACCGAGGACGGCGCGGTCGTCAACACCAACGGCCAGCCGATCCCCGGGCTGTTCGCGGCCGGCGAGATGGTCGGCGGGATTTTCTACTTCAACTACCCCGGCGCGAGCGGGCTCACCAGCGGCGCGGTGTTCGGCCGCCTCGCCGGCACCGGCGCCGCCGCCTTCGCGGCGGCTGCGACGTCGGCTGTGGCCCTTCAGGCCTGA
- a CDS encoding MmgE/PrpD family protein: MTATLSQAFATYAIDLKREAIPAAVREAALWHIVDSVGVCVAGANPKEESGAAAQKLAKVWRGGEGATLFGLNAKARPELAALLNGSLAQALEMDDKHGSSLARPGSTVVPAVLAFGEAHGATLADVIDATVVGYEVMIRLGFVAGDRFLERGYHTSSLIGSFGVAVAIGRLAGATPAQIADALGICGTFASGIQESTRTGSTAKILHGGWGAHAGILATDIAVAGITGPDTVFEGKFGFFETHLTPITGTLDFAKAGDSLGSRWYIPETAYKPYPCCQLLHAFIEAAKQVLADFARDGVSIDQITAISCELAEPGLTLVTQPRDRKKAPSTPHEARFSLFFGVAAALVDGDVGLETFLPERLNDPKILRLAQRVEAAVDPLSDYPQHCPARLTVEAAGRSYFKHVPYHPGSPEAALSRDDVLDKFERNTRWYFGEGAREAGAAMGAEAEDQPVAALVARVASGTPRMLSAS; encoded by the coding sequence ATGACCGCAACGCTGTCCCAAGCCTTCGCGACCTACGCGATCGACCTCAAGCGCGAGGCGATCCCTGCCGCCGTGCGTGAGGCCGCGCTGTGGCACATCGTCGACTCGGTCGGCGTCTGCGTCGCCGGCGCCAACCCGAAGGAGGAAAGCGGTGCCGCCGCGCAGAAGCTCGCCAAGGTCTGGCGCGGCGGCGAGGGGGCGACATTGTTCGGCTTGAACGCCAAGGCGCGGCCCGAACTGGCGGCGCTGCTCAACGGATCGCTCGCGCAGGCGCTGGAGATGGACGACAAGCACGGTTCGTCACTGGCGCGGCCGGGCTCGACCGTGGTGCCGGCGGTACTCGCGTTCGGCGAGGCGCACGGCGCCACGCTCGCCGACGTGATCGACGCCACCGTGGTCGGCTATGAGGTGATGATCCGCCTCGGTTTCGTCGCCGGCGACCGCTTCCTCGAACGCGGCTATCACACCTCGTCGCTGATCGGGTCGTTCGGTGTCGCGGTCGCGATCGGCCGGCTGGCGGGCGCGACCCCCGCGCAGATCGCCGACGCGCTCGGCATCTGCGGCACCTTCGCGAGCGGCATCCAGGAATCGACCCGTACCGGATCGACCGCCAAGATCCTTCACGGCGGCTGGGGCGCACATGCCGGCATCCTCGCCACCGACATCGCGGTGGCGGGCATCACCGGCCCCGACACGGTGTTCGAGGGCAAGTTCGGCTTCTTCGAGACGCATCTGACGCCGATCACGGGTACGCTCGATTTCGCCAAGGCGGGCGATTCGCTCGGCAGCCGCTGGTACATCCCGGAGACCGCGTACAAGCCCTATCCGTGCTGCCAGCTCCTCCACGCCTTCATCGAGGCGGCCAAACAGGTGCTCGCTGATTTCGCGCGCGACGGCGTCAGCATCGATCAGATCACCGCGATTTCGTGCGAACTCGCCGAGCCCGGCCTGACGCTCGTCACTCAGCCGCGCGATCGCAAGAAAGCGCCCAGCACCCCTCACGAGGCGCGCTTCAGCCTGTTCTTCGGGGTTGCGGCGGCGCTGGTCGATGGCGACGTCGGGCTGGAGACCTTCCTGCCCGAGCGGCTCAACGACCCGAAAATATTGCGGCTCGCGCAGCGCGTCGAGGCGGCGGTCGATCCGCTCTCCGATTATCCGCAGCATTGCCCGGCGCGGCTCACCGTCGAGGCGGCGGGCCGCAGCTATTTCAAGCACGTGCCCTATCACCCCGGCTCGCCCGAAGCGGCGTTGTCGCGAGACGATGTGCTCGACAAGTTCGAGCGCAACACGCGCTGGTATTTCGGTGAGGGAGCCCGCGAAGCCGGCGCGGCGATGGGCGCCGAGGCCGAGGATCAGCCGGTCGCGGCTTTGGTCGCGCGTGTCGCTTCGGGCACACCGCGGATGCTGAGCGCGTCGTGA
- a CDS encoding mandelate racemase/muconate lactonizing enzyme family protein — protein sequence MPIDRIEIFVTQLPGRLQRTFSSGSYDTGPPEQLLGKPVLVKIHADGVVGVAQVRPISPGHFVADTVHSVVAAIRDIYGPLLIGRRLADFEANDVLMSSRLAGNPAARAVLDIALHDALGKALGVPVHDLIGGRSNDVIPLEWSVSLYDDAQRIVDDARRATDEFGIRVLCIKAAGREGWRKDVSNFAAVRAAVGPDVVIGVDPNTGWSVAESVLALDAMRDMHVGYCEQPVERRNLRGLAAIRAQARGVPIMADESLFTVQDAAALAHEGAVDVFCIKLYKVGGLTPARRMLAIADAFDIGINCGGLAVASQFEAAAAAHFCAAVPAGRTFGAAEFVFGAGVMGPDPLVADGGFTIIDGAVRVPTAPGLGLTLDEDALKRMTLLHVEVAA from the coding sequence ATGCCTATCGACCGGATCGAGATCTTCGTCACGCAATTGCCGGGCCGCTTGCAGCGCACCTTTTCGAGCGGCAGCTACGACACCGGCCCGCCCGAGCAGCTGCTCGGCAAGCCCGTACTGGTCAAGATCCACGCCGACGGCGTCGTCGGCGTGGCGCAGGTGCGGCCGATCAGCCCGGGCCATTTTGTTGCCGATACGGTGCATAGCGTCGTCGCCGCGATCCGCGACATCTACGGCCCGCTGTTGATCGGCCGCCGGCTCGCTGATTTCGAAGCCAACGACGTGCTGATGTCTTCGCGCCTCGCCGGCAATCCGGCGGCGCGCGCTGTACTCGACATCGCGCTGCACGATGCGCTCGGCAAGGCGCTCGGCGTACCCGTTCATGATCTGATTGGTGGGCGTTCGAACGACGTGATCCCGCTCGAATGGTCGGTCAGCCTGTATGACGACGCCCAGCGCATCGTCGATGATGCGCGCCGCGCGACTGATGAGTTCGGCATCCGCGTGCTGTGCATCAAGGCGGCGGGCCGCGAGGGCTGGCGCAAGGACGTCAGCAATTTCGCCGCGGTGCGCGCGGCGGTCGGCCCCGACGTGGTGATCGGCGTCGATCCCAACACCGGCTGGAGCGTGGCCGAATCGGTCCTCGCGCTCGATGCGATGCGCGACATGCATGTCGGCTATTGCGAGCAGCCGGTCGAACGGCGCAATCTGCGCGGTCTCGCGGCGATCCGCGCGCAGGCACGGGGCGTGCCGATCATGGCCGACGAAAGCCTGTTCACCGTGCAGGATGCCGCCGCGCTTGCGCACGAAGGCGCGGTCGATGTGTTCTGCATCAAGCTCTACAAGGTGGGCGGTCTCACGCCCGCGCGACGCATGCTGGCGATCGCCGATGCGTTCGATATCGGCATCAACTGCGGCGGGCTCGCGGTCGCGTCGCAGTTCGAGGCGGCGGCGGCGGCGCATTTCTGCGCAGCGGTCCCCGCAGGGCGGACCTTCGGCGCAGCCGAGTTCGTGTTCGGGGCAGGGGTGATGGGGCCGGACCCGCTGGTCGCGGACGGCGGCTTCACCATCATCGATGGCGCGGTGCGCGTGCCGACCGCGCCCGGCCTCGGACTGACGCTCGACGAGGATGCGCTGAAACGGATGACGCTGCTGCACGTCGAAGTGGCGGCATAG
- a CDS encoding LysR substrate-binding domain-containing protein, translating to MKLQQLRYVVEIVRHGNHLSAAADALNTSQPGVSRQIQLLELELGFEIFIRTRNRIIGLTEPGEVVFAIAQRIATDVAALKRLKSDMNSGNSGVFTIGTTHFQARYTLPPVVEQFVKRYPDVKLVLRQGDPEEICQMVEAGEVDLAIGTETVRQFPNLVKLDCFEIRRVIVAQIGHPILTVPDLTLAEVAKYPIITYDTRYSGRWKVMKAFADAGVEPKIIMSGIDADVCKTYVALGLGIAILATMAFDPEHDTGIATRGLGDLLLPSTVQIVLRSNTYLRPFLLEFIKAVAPQLTPGVVRQTVQSYQNSRE from the coding sequence GTGAAGCTCCAACAACTTCGATACGTTGTCGAGATCGTCCGCCACGGCAATCATCTGTCGGCGGCGGCCGACGCGCTCAACACCTCACAGCCCGGCGTCAGCCGCCAGATCCAGCTCCTCGAACTCGAACTCGGCTTCGAAATCTTTATCCGCACGCGCAACCGCATCATCGGCCTGACCGAACCCGGCGAAGTGGTGTTCGCGATCGCGCAGCGGATCGCGACCGATGTCGCCGCGCTGAAGCGGCTGAAGAGCGACATGAACTCCGGCAACAGCGGCGTCTTCACGATCGGCACGACGCATTTCCAGGCGCGTTACACGCTACCCCCGGTGGTCGAGCAGTTCGTCAAGCGCTACCCGGACGTGAAGCTGGTGTTGCGCCAGGGCGACCCGGAAGAAATCTGCCAGATGGTCGAGGCCGGCGAAGTCGATCTCGCGATCGGCACCGAGACGGTGCGCCAGTTTCCCAACCTCGTGAAGCTCGACTGTTTCGAAATCCGGCGCGTCATCGTCGCGCAGATCGGCCACCCGATCCTGACCGTGCCCGACCTGACGCTGGCGGAAGTCGCCAAATACCCGATCATCACATACGACACGCGCTACAGCGGCCGATGGAAGGTGATGAAGGCGTTCGCCGATGCTGGAGTCGAGCCCAAGATCATCATGAGCGGCATCGATGCCGACGTCTGCAAGACCTATGTCGCACTGGGACTCGGCATCGCGATCCTCGCGACGATGGCGTTCGATCCCGAGCATGACACCGGCATCGCTACGCGCGGCCTCGGCGACCTGCTCTTGCCGAGCACGGTGCAGATCGTGCTGCGCTCGAACACCTATCTGCGCCCATTCCTGCTCGAATTCATCAAGGCAGTCGCGCCACAGCTTACGCCGGGCGTTGTGCGGCAGACGGTGCAGAGCTACCAGAATTCGCGCGAGTGA
- a CDS encoding aldehyde dehydrogenase family protein: MSTLGATPRYDRLLIGGEWVAPHSQHAIRSIDPSTEEVWIEVATADDHDVDAAVAAARAALRGAWGKTTPTARGALLARFADLVRRDAAALAEIESRDNGKPLRDTLGEVQRAADWLTFFAGAADKFNGLQIPYRPDALAYTRNEPVGVVAAILPWNSPISLASWKLGPALATGNAVILKPAEQTPASMVALAALAHEAGFPAGVVAALPGDGSVGAALAGHRGVDKVSFTGSHATAQRIMQAASVNLKRCSFECGGKSPYIVFADADLDKALSVAVHSAFRSTGQSCSAASRMFVERPVYDRFAGMLAERAARIRVGGALDPKTHIGPHTSAEQRDKTERYIALGRESGARLLTGGARPDGLERGYFVSPTVFADVDNRSQLAQEEVFGPVVAVMPFENEDEAVALANDSDYGLVGGLWTSDVTRAHRVSARIETGLVSVNTFRPVHFMLPYGGYKLSGIGRENGFDAMREFVETKTVVIDLSSETPPDPFAD; the protein is encoded by the coding sequence GTGAGCACGCTGGGCGCAACGCCGCGCTACGATCGGCTGCTGATCGGCGGCGAATGGGTCGCGCCGCATTCGCAGCACGCGATCCGCAGCATCGACCCCTCGACCGAGGAGGTTTGGATCGAAGTCGCGACCGCGGACGACCACGACGTCGATGCCGCCGTCGCGGCGGCGCGCGCGGCGCTGCGTGGCGCATGGGGCAAGACTACACCGACCGCGCGCGGCGCATTGCTCGCGCGCTTCGCGGATCTCGTCCGCCGCGACGCCGCCGCGCTCGCCGAGATCGAGAGCCGCGACAATGGCAAGCCGCTGCGCGACACGCTCGGCGAGGTTCAGCGTGCCGCCGATTGGCTGACCTTCTTCGCGGGCGCGGCCGACAAGTTCAACGGCCTGCAAATTCCCTACCGCCCAGACGCGCTCGCGTATACGCGCAACGAACCGGTCGGCGTGGTCGCGGCGATCTTGCCGTGGAACTCGCCGATTTCGCTCGCGAGCTGGAAGCTCGGCCCCGCGCTCGCCACCGGCAACGCGGTCATCCTCAAGCCCGCCGAACAGACCCCGGCGAGCATGGTCGCGCTCGCCGCGCTCGCGCACGAAGCGGGCTTTCCGGCGGGCGTCGTCGCCGCGCTGCCCGGCGACGGCAGCGTCGGCGCGGCGCTCGCCGGGCATCGCGGCGTCGACAAGGTCTCCTTCACCGGCTCGCACGCGACGGCACAGCGCATCATGCAGGCGGCGAGCGTCAACCTGAAGCGCTGCTCGTTCGAATGCGGCGGCAAGTCGCCGTATATCGTCTTCGCCGATGCCGATCTCGACAAGGCGCTGTCGGTGGCGGTTCACAGTGCGTTCCGCTCGACTGGCCAGTCGTGCTCGGCCGCGTCTCGCATGTTCGTCGAGCGACCGGTGTACGATCGTTTCGCCGGGATGCTGGCCGAGCGCGCCGCGCGCATCCGCGTCGGCGGCGCGCTCGATCCCAAGACACACATCGGCCCGCACACGTCGGCCGAGCAGCGTGACAAGACCGAACGCTATATCGCGCTTGGCCGGGAGAGCGGGGCGCGGCTGCTGACCGGCGGCGCGCGCCCGGACGGGCTGGAGCGCGGCTATTTCGTCTCTCCGACGGTGTTCGCCGACGTCGATAACCGCTCGCAGCTCGCGCAGGAGGAAGTGTTCGGTCCTGTCGTCGCGGTGATGCCGTTCGAGAACGAGGACGAGGCGGTCGCGCTCGCCAACGACAGCGATTACGGGCTGGTCGGCGGACTATGGACCTCGGACGTCACGCGCGCGCACCGCGTCTCGGCGCGGATCGAGACCGGGCTGGTGTCGGTAAACACCTTCCGCCCGGTCCATTTCATGCTGCCCTATGGCGGCTACAAGCTCAGCGGCATCGGTCGCGAGAACGGCTTCGATGCGATGCGCGAATTCGTCGAGACCAAGACGGTCGTGATCGACCTGTCCAGCGAGACCCCGCCCGATCCCTTCGCGGATTGA